A window from Salvia miltiorrhiza cultivar Shanhuang (shh) chromosome 2, IMPLAD_Smil_shh, whole genome shotgun sequence encodes these proteins:
- the LOC131012243 gene encoding membrane-bound O-acyltransferase gup1-like: protein MVYAPLYIAGPIISFNAFASQLDSPQNIYSSRDIAWYGFRWVFCLSLMEVMTQFFYYNAFAISGLWKQLSPMDIFIIGYGVSSALNMLWFS from the exons ATGGTTTATGCTCCTCTTTACATTGCTGGACCAATCATTAGCTTCAATGCATTTGCCTCGCAG TTGGATTCTCCCCAGAACATATACTCATCCCGAGATATTGCTTGGTATGGATTCCGATGGGTTTTTTGTCTTTCACTAATGGAAGTCATGACACAGTTCTTTTACTATAATGCCTTTGCTATTAG TGGTTTGTGGAAACAATTGTCTCCAATGGACATCTTTATCATTGGATATGGTGTAAGTTCTGCTCTTAATATGCTTTGGTTCTCCTAA
- the LOC131012236 gene encoding phosphatidylglycerophosphate phosphatase 1, chloroplastic/mitochondrial-like, whose protein sequence is MWWADLKAALGQRINLEGIACAVGIVSKEQHLAIPHVSVPDIRYIDWAELKKRGFKGVVFDKDNTITVPYSLSLWPPLGSSIDQCRSLFGDNVAVFSNSAGLSEYDPDGEKARALEDSIGIKVIRHRTKKPAGSAEEIEELFGCESSSLVMVGDRPFTDIVYGNRNGFFTILSGSLSLAEEPLIVRQVRLLEVALVKRWSESGVKMTTQSCSGFYGVCKRYTTLIVIYEYGFQNDIVFVGNRIFEKIRTNSSILD, encoded by the exons ATGTGGTGGGCTGACCTGAAAGCTGCTTTGGGGCAGAGAATCAACCTTGAAGGCATCGCTTGCGCCGTGGGAATTGTGTCGAAAGAGCAGCATTTGGCGATCCCGCATGTCAGTGTGCCTGACATAAGGTATATCGATTGGGCTGAGCTGAAGAAAAGGGGATTTAAAGGCGTCGTCTTTGATAAGGATAACACCATTACTGTTCCTTACTCTTTGAGCTTGTGGCCACCCCTGGGCTCGTCGATAGACCAGTGTAGATCTTTGTTCGGCGATAATGTCGCCGTGTTCAGTAACTCTGCGG GATTGAGTGAGTATGACCCTGATGGTGAGAAAGCTAGAGCTCTCGAGGATTCTATTGGGATCAAAGTGATAAGGCACA GAACGAAGAAGCCTGCGGGATCAGCTGAAGAAATTGAAGAGCTCTTTGGTTGTGAATCCTCTAGTCTTGTTATG GTGGGGGACCGTCCTTTTACAGATATCGTTTATGGGAATAGGAATGGGTTTTTCACAATACTAAGTGGATCCTTGAGTCTTGCAGAGGAACCTTTGATCGTTAGGCAG GTGAGGCTTCTTGAGGTTGCTCTTGTAAAACGATGGTCTGAAAGTGGAGTGAAGATGACCACTCAGTCTTGTTCCGGATTCTATGGTGTGTGTAAAAGATATACCACTCTCATAGTCATCTATGAATATGGTTTCCAAAATGATATTGTTTTTGTGGGTAATAGGATATTTGAAAAAATTCGGACCAACTCCAGCATTCTTGATTAA
- the LOC131012231 gene encoding taxadiene 5-alpha hydroxylase: MDVEVSFSVAVIVIVSLAVVVMMRRRAERRLAPGRMGLPWIGETIDFYKAQKKNRLYEDFIRARMLKHGPTFKTRLMGHPTVVVSGAEANKLFLSNEFKLVVSSWPSSSVQLMGVNSIMEKQGEAHRCLRAIIATTLSSSGLDNLVPRICTTVTMHLDTYWNPDAGTGDKTLSLYGLTKLLTFTVVLECLLGIDVRPGMLEMFEKVLEGVFAAPFSFPGSKFSRAKKARKEIQEMLMEIVRNKRAQMEQQESESDGGGILLCKFVAAMIRGEITEAEVADNIVLLVFAAHDTTSFAIAMTFRMLAHHPNCYALLHKEQDEIMRSKTGADEGLTYEDTKKMNYTWQVARESIRIFPPIFGSFRKAIQDIEFDGYTIPKGWKVLWTAYGTHYDPKYFEDPLSFEPGRFNDPVQPFAYVPFGGGPRLCAGYQLAKLNILIFVHYVVTRYNWTLENLDEPITVDPLPFPSQGMPIRISPKSQ; encoded by the exons ATGGATGTGGAGGTGAGTTTCTCTGTTGCTGTTATTGTGATTGTGTCTTTAGCAGTAGTGGTGATGATGAGAAGAAGGGCGGAGCGGCGATTGGCGCCGGGGCGGATGGGTCTGCCGTGGATCGGCGAGACCATAGATTTCTACAAAGCGCAGAAGAAGAACAGACTGTACGAGGATTTCATCCGAGCGCGGATGCTGAAGCACGGCCCCACCTTCAAGACGAGGCTGATGGGGCATCCGACGGTGGTGGTGAGCGGCGCCGAGGCCAACAAGTTGTTCCTCTCCAACGAGTTCAAGCTAGTGGTGAGCTCGTGGCCGTCGTCGTCCGTGCAGTTGATGGGAGTGAACTCCATCATGGAGAAGCAAGGGGAGGCGCACCGCTGCCTGCGTGCCATCATCGCCACCACCCTTAGCTCCTCCGGCCTCGACAATCTCGTCCCGAGAATATGCACCACCGTCACCATGCACTTGGACACATACTGGAATCCTGATGCTGGGACTGGGGACAAAACTCTTAGTCTCTATGGGCTAACAAAACTTTTGACGTTTACTGTTGTGCTGGAATGCTTGCTGGGGATTGACGTCCGACCTGGGATGCTGGAAATGTTCGAGAAGGTTCTAGAAGGGGTGTTCGCCGCCCCTTTCAGCTTCCCCGGCTCCAAGTTCTCCCGGGCCAAGAAGGCCAGGAAGGAGATACAGGAGATGCTCATGGAGATTGTTAGGAATAAGAGGGCCCAAATGGAACAGCAAGAGAGTGAGAGTGATGGGGGAGGGATTCTGCTCTGCAAATTTGTTGCTGCCATGATCCGCGGTGAGATTACTGAGGCCGAGGTGGCTGATAACATCGTGCTGCTCGTCTTTGCAGCTCACGATACCACCTCCTTTGCCATTGCCATGACCTTCAGGATGCTGGCTCATCACCCTAACTGCTATGCTCTCCTTCACAAAG AACAAGACGAAATCATGCGCAGCAAGACCGGAGCAGACGAAGGTCTGACGTACGAAGACACGAAGAAGATGAACTACACGTGGCAAGTTGCGCGCGAGAGCATCAGGATTTTCCCTCCAATTTTCGGGTCTTTCAGAAAAGCAATCCAAGATATTGAATTCGATGGATACACAATCCCCAAAGGCTGGAAG GTGCTGTGGACAGCATACGGAACACACTATGATCCCAAGTACTTTGAGGATCCGTTGAGCTTCGAACCGGGTAGATTCAACGACCCGGTTCAGCCATTCGCGTACGTTCCGTTCGGTGGAGGGCCAAGGCTGTGTGCAGGATACCAATTGGCAAAGCTCAACATACTTATATTTGTACACTATGTTGTGACTAGGTATAATTGGACACTAGAGAATCTTGACGAGCCAATTACAGTAGATCCTCTCCCATTTCCTTCTCAAGGAATGCCAATTAGGATATCTCCCAAGTCGCAATGA